From Acropora muricata isolate sample 2 chromosome 14, ASM3666990v1, whole genome shotgun sequence, one genomic window encodes:
- the LOC136899562 gene encoding peroxisomal membrane protein PEX13-like isoform X1, whose amino-acid sequence MVRSSEEGEGDHVIARAEYDFDGEEEEELSFHAGDILRLAPKGKQPHIRGWLLGTADGLNEGVIPANYVKIWVFVVGKRNQKASRKEMPKNHRHHR is encoded by the exons ATGGTTAGATCTTCGGAAGAAG GAGAAGGAGATCATGTTATTGCAAGAGCAGAATATGACTTTGATGgtgaagaagaggaagaattGTCATTCCATGCTGGTGACATTCTTCGACTAGCGCCCAAAGGAAAACAGCCTCACATCAGGGGATGGCTTTTGGGCACAGCTGACGGCCTAAATGAGGGTGTTATTCCAGCTAATTACGTCAAG ATTTGGGTCTTCGTCGTGGGAAAAAGGAATCAAAAGGCATCAAGAAAGGAAATGCCCAAGAATCACAGACACCACAGATAG
- the LOC136899562 gene encoding peroxisomal membrane protein PEX13-like isoform X2 — protein sequence MCGEGDHVIARAEYDFDGEEEEELSFHAGDILRLAPKGKQPHIRGWLLGTADGLNEGVIPANYVKIWVFVVGKRNQKASRKEMPKNHRHHR from the exons ATGTGCG GAGAAGGAGATCATGTTATTGCAAGAGCAGAATATGACTTTGATGgtgaagaagaggaagaattGTCATTCCATGCTGGTGACATTCTTCGACTAGCGCCCAAAGGAAAACAGCCTCACATCAGGGGATGGCTTTTGGGCACAGCTGACGGCCTAAATGAGGGTGTTATTCCAGCTAATTACGTCAAG ATTTGGGTCTTCGTCGTGGGAAAAAGGAATCAAAAGGCATCAAGAAAGGAAATGCCCAAGAATCACAGACACCACAGATAG
- the LOC136897732 gene encoding phthioceranic/hydroxyphthioceranic acid synthase-like — translation MVKDGFQSQMKSLHLHPQATTIPLYSTVTGDIISGKTMDEDYWWGNFRQPVRFSKAVQNILRDNYRMAIEISPQPSLRHYLKKAAVQGSHSSQSRPLVYVATHPHKSVKAQHKAFLHNTVGRLYTLGYSIDWDLVQGEERKVRYIRTPTYPWQTKDYWYMQDEQPKQEQVQSCNHAFLTNVKSTASFTGLQCWEVEVDLYQFPYLRDHALIQGGPVFPGAACVEMAIAMAVERFCCDEVEVKNTEFNNVLTIPENQVRLLHLQLQSGKDVDTADFMVKTIPGDGSEILLARGEVTVVLGEGNMRKNSEQARTGSLKSDQANTEVDSLNEFTTGMIPVALSEFKHLTKKFGFDFGPSFSLIKMIWRGIDEAVCCIEIERDEIKNEMDRYIVHPAILDACLQTSVAVEITADDSETKPTTFPVRIKRLLLLDRHIPEKTFCHVSKHTHGNWVTYNMNLMDLEGNTLIEVQGFQSTEMSTLIQSRKLENVAYETKWVESTIEALQNPLPKIEQEVKIVINDSQGVGRSFSDLLKKKNPAAHVIALDIPDTTVNLQETLPREITSVLASSPTQNSKVQLINFLPVEAERFPASYEGIDHSQTFSFVSTVQLLQAIATVNLESPHIVIVTRNSQVVTPDQEIPCFPWASSVLGLRRTASLEFTNIRCTTVDLSSDSNDLALLVEEVQAVTLEDEIAFRGGKRFVNRIAALERSPASKECPSRPRKSDTNPSICIIQHPRTQEIALKKYTWPRLSEHKIQVNVACAWIIDGNKSKLFSDSQVVGFSGQVCLAATDKTGAQIGDEVCGMARISKVGSQIQLDEDHVIRKPQGMTDPQAATLPVCMAVAFYIIRKILDERQNLCLFIDDTKSGLAEVTVLVAKAMGQTVFGVSLEGPKKLSHRKGTSAHESTSKKPFASDDQATDVDAAIFFNEPTSKVIQKVCKFLKAEGKIVIVNEDVNGCITIPTDKKITCERISFTEILQKPQKFFTLWNPVQQLMLSAGLMQEVLQITQHTIDIFRYVQNAKRKDQQIIWLQDVLADELSEEG, via the exons ATGGTCAAAGACGGTTTTCAGTCACAAATGAAATCCCTACATCTCCATCCCCAAGCAACAACGATTCCCTTGTACTCGACCGTTACTGGTGATATTATCTCTGGCAAAACGATGGATGAAGACTACTGGTGGGGCAATTTTCGTCAGCCAGTCCGTTTTTCAAAGGCTGTTCAAAACATCCTCAGGGATAATTACAGAATGGCAATTGAGATAAGCCCCCAGCCTAGCCTACGCCATTACTTAAAAAAGGCAGCTGTGCAAGGGAGTCATTCATCTCAGTCTAGACCACTTGTGTATGTAGCCACCCATCCGCACAAGTCAGTTAAGGCGCAACATAAAGCATTCCTTCACAACACTGTTGGCAGACTGTACACTCTGGGGTACTCAATAGACTGGGACCTCGTGCAAGGAGAGGAACGGAAAGTCCGCTACATTCGCACACCAACATATCCATGGCAAACAAAAGACTATTGGTACATGCAGGACGAGCAGCCCAAACAAGAGCAAGTCCAATCTTGCAACCACGCATTTCTCACCAACGTAAAATCGACTGCAAGTTTCACTGGTTTACAGTGTTGGGAAGTGGAGGTGGATCTTTATCAATTTCCTTATCTGAGAGACCACGCTCTTATTCAGGGTGGCCCTGTATTCCCAGGTGCTGCGTGCGTTGAAATGGCGATTGCAATGGCGGTGGAAAGGTTCTGTTGCGATGaagttgaagtaaaaaatacCGAGTTCAATAATGTTCTTACCATTCCTGAGAATCAGGTACGATTGTTGCATCTTCAACTCCAAAGTGGCAAAGATGTTGACACTGCTGActtcatggtcaaaaccattCCCGGAGATGGGTCAGAAATCCTTCTTGCAAGGGGCGAGGTTACGGTGGTTCTTGGTGAAGGGAATATGCGGAAAAATTCTGAACAAGCTAGAACAG GTTCCTTGAAATCAGATCAAGCCAACACTGAAGTTGACAGCCTAAACGAGTTTACCACGGGAATGATTCCAGTAGCACTGTCAGAGTTCAAACACTTGACAAAGAAGTTTGGCTTTGACTTTGGCCCTTCCTTCTCCTTGATAAAGATGATATGGAGAGGTATAGACGAGGCAGTGTGCTGTATTGAAATTGAAAGGGATGAgataaaaaatgaaatggacCGGTACATCGTTCACCCTGCCATTTTGGATGCCTGTTTACAGACGTCAGTGGCGGTTGAAATCACAGCTGATGACAGCGAAACAAAACCAACCACTTTCCCAGTTCGCATCAAAAGACTGTTGCTTTTGGATAGACATATTCCAGAGAAAACCTTCTGTCACGTCTCCAAGCACACGCATGGAAACTGGGTAACCTATAACATGAATCTGATGGATTTGGAGGGAAACACTTTAATCGAAGTACAGGGATTTCAGTCAACAGAGATGAGTACCCTTATCCAGTCCCGGAAACTTGAAAATGTGGCTTACGAGACGAAATGGGTGGAGTCTACAATTGAGGCTTTACAGAACCCCCTGCCAAAGATCGAACAAGAAGTGAAAATTGTCATAAATGATTCACAGGGAGTTGGCCGGTCGTTTTCTGATCTGCTTAAGAAGAAAAATCCAGCTGCCCATGTTATAGCTTTAGACATCCCAGACACTACTGTAAATTTGCAGGAGACCTTGCCAAGAGAGATAACTTCAGTATTAGCCTCCTCACCCACACAAAACAGCAAAGTTCAGCTGATAAACTTCCTTCCTGTAGAAGCAGAACGTTTTCCAGCATCATATGAAGGCATCGACCACTCACAAACGTTCTCATTTGTCAGCACTGTACAACTCTTGCAGGCCATTGCCACTGTCAATCTCGAAAGCCCCCACATAGTCATAGTAACAAGAAACTCCCAAGTGGTAACTCCAGACCAAGAAATACCCTGCTTTCCATGGGCTAGTTCTGTTTTGGGACTCCGTAGAACAGCATCCCTTGAATTTACGAACATCAGATGTACGACAGTTGACCTTAGCAGTGACTCAAACGACCTTGCATTGCTGGTGGAAGAGGTGCAAGCTGTAACATTAGAGGACGAGATTGCATTTCGAGGAGGAAAACGGTTTGTCAATCGTATTGCCGCACTGGAGAGGTCCCCAGCATCTAAGGAATGTCCTTCAAGGCCAAGAAAAAGTGACACAAACCCTTCCATTTGCATCATACAGCATCCCAGAACACAAGAAATTGCCCTTAAGAAGTACACTTGGCCGCGGTTATCTGAGCACAAAATTCAAGTGAATGTGGCTTGCGCTTGGATTATCGAtggaaacaaaagcaaacttTTCAGTGATTCTCAAGTTGTCGGCTTCAGTGGACAAGTTTGCCTGGCTGCCACAGATAAAACAGGAGCTCAGATCGGAGATGAAGTGTGTGGGATGGCAAGAATTTCTAAAGTTGGAAGCCAAATTCAGCTGGACGAAGACCATGTTATTCGCAAACCTCAAGGCATGACTGACCCACAAGCTGCAACCCTACCTGTTTGCATGGCAGTTGCATTCTATATAATCAGAAAGATTCTGGATGAAAGGCAaaacttgtgtttgtttatAGACGACACAAAGAGTGGTCTTGCGGAAGTAACAGTCCTAGTAGCCAAGGCTATGGGCCAAACCGTGTTCGGTGTATCCCTGGAGGGACCAAAGAAATTATCTCACCGTAAAGGGACCTCAGCCCATGAGTCAACGAGCAAGAAACCATTTGCAAGTGACGACCAGGCAACTGATGTTGATGCTGCCATATTTTTCAACGAACCCACATCTAAGGTCATACAGAAGGTCTGCAAATTCCTGAAAGCTGAAGGAAAGATAGTAATCGTCAATGAAGATGTCAATGGATGCATTACGATTCCCACCGATAAGAAGATCACATGTGAAAGGATCAGCTTTACAGAGATTCTGCAGAAGCCTCAAAAGTTCTTCACGTTATGGAATCCTGTTCAGCAGCTGATGCTTTCTGCTGGCCTCATGCAAGAAGTATTGCAAATAACCCAACACACAATCGACATTTTCCGGTACGTGCAAAACGCTAAACGGAAAGACCAGCAAATTATATGGCTACAAGATGTCCTGGCAGATGAATTATCTGAAGAAGGATGA
- the LOC136897733 gene encoding uncharacterized protein, which translates to MHALGYIPSALLMTSKPMEACARGMATSFEQPQQLFELRDQQQSLQRESPLKDSFQQPSGVAIVGMSCRFPIAENKDLFWDMLIKRKNGFHHDYPPNRSAEHKEYHMLYNPKRFTQGRHCALGGAYLNSIRDFDAEFFNISSHEARAMDPQQRILLQITYEAIEDAGLRLEDLQKGKTGVFVGAMNMDCASRVTKPEHLNNLNQFHSTGITSSILAKRISFCLNLTGLSLTVDTACSSSLIALKIATQCLQSGECDVAIVCAPNLILEPSTQVIFSVGGLLAPDGRCKSFDASGDGYGRGEGFVAVILKLTDIALMDKDDIYCAIIACSMNNDGQTAVPITAPSSQTQAELSQQVLGESGLDADDIEYIEAHGTGTAIGDVVEVKSVSKTYCSKASGNSRVLRIGSVKSNLNHTENEFLVSKETVVLRRQLSKSFTVVIQPLSTRLINPNFCLNHTESASGLAGLTKVALMLKNKTFVPTINITTLNPKLKLPEKGIRVQDVCEPWVRQGEKPRTAALNSFGYGGSNVHAILQEYQETKSNSENLSCRENLVLTLSAHSESALQDMAKKHAIWLKDNPQHEKAKSAICWSLNTRRSQYTHRLAVVSETLQEVSNLLELFGHNKKGWEDHVAVGKTTTQHSRAVFVFGGQGANWDGMGRQLIKCEPLFQQIISKISSMIQGLGETWSLEDELHCQENISKLKGNIIGQPATFAIQYATAMLLESWGIVPAAVVGHSLGELAASCVSGALTLEEALRIILVRSRCHELCPTNGSMKMRQNLSFNSDWKAPLTLQLLMMKIVSPFQGIGSH; encoded by the exons ATGCATGCACTTGGCTACATTCCTTCAGCACTTTTAATGACAAGTAAACCAATGGAGGCTTGCGCGCGTGGTATGGCAACATCCTTTGAACAGCCCCAACAACTGTTTGAACTCAGGGATCAACAGCAATCCTTGCAACGAGAATCGCCTTTGAAAGACAGCTTCCAGCAGCCATCAGGTGTTGCTATTGTGGGAATGAGCTGTAGATTCCCCATTGCTGAAAACAAGGACTTATTCTGGGACATgctcattaaaagaaaaaacggttTTCACCACGATTATCCACCTAATCGATCCGCTGAGCACAAAGAATACCACATGCTGTACAACCCGAAACGTTTCACCCAAGGGAGGCATTGTGCTCTTGGAGGCGCATATCTCAACAGCATTCGTGATTTTGATGCTGAATTTTTCAACATATCGTCCCACGAGGCTAGAGCCATGGATCCTCAGCAAAGGATTCTCCTTCAAATAACTTATGAAGCCATAGAAGATGCAGGCTTACGTCTGGAAGATCTCCAGAAGGGAAAAACCGGTGTGTTTGTTGGAGCCATGAACATGGATTGTGCGAGTCGTGTGACAAAACCTGAACACCTCAATAACCTGAACCAGTTTCATTCTACAGGTATCACCTCTTCTATTTTGGCAAAAAGGATATCATTCTGTCTTAATCTAACAGGTCTTAGTCTCACGGTAGACACAGCCTGTTCCTCTTCCCTTATTGCACTTAAGATAGCAACACAGTGCCTCCAAAGTGGAGAATGTGATGTGGCAATTGTCTGTGCGCCAAACCTCATCCTAGAACCTTCCACGCAGGTTATCTTTAGTGTGGGTGGACTGCTGGCACCTGACGGGCGATGCAAATCCTTTGATGCATCCGGGGATGGATATGGCAGAGGCGAAGGTTTCGTTGCTGTCATACTCAAGCTCACAGACATTGCACTAATGGATAAGGATGACATATATTGCGCCATCATTGCATGTAGTATGAACAACGACGGTCAAACTGCTGTTCCAATTACAGCTCCTAGCTCACAAACACAGGCGGAACTCTCCCAACAGGTATTGGGGGAATCTGGACTGGATGCTGACGACATAGAATACATTGAAGCGCATGGAACAGGAACTGCCATTGGAGATGTAGTTGAAGTAAAGTCTGTCAGCAAGACATACTGCAGCAAAGCATCTGGAAATAGCCGAGTTCTCCGTATTGGCTCCGTGAAATCAAACTTGAATCATACagaaaatgaatttctagtttctaaagaaactgtggtgctgcgtcg tcagctttctaaatctttcacggtggtaattcaacctttatcaactcgtttgataaacccaaatttttgcttGAATCATACAGAATCAGCATCAGGATTAGCTGGTCTCACAAAAGTGGCATTGATGCTTAAGAACAAGACATTTGTTCCTACAATTAACATCACTACTTTGAACCCCAAACTGAAACTCCCAGAGAAAGGAATTAGAGTCCAAGATGTCTGTGAGCCCTGGGTAAGGCAAGGTGAGAAGCCTCGAACTGCAGCTCTTAATTCATTTGGATATGGAGGATCCAACGTTCATGCCATACTTCAGGAGTACCAAGAGACAAAGAGCAATTCAGAGAATCTATCCTGTCGAGAAAATCTTGTACTCACTCTCTCTGCACATTCAGAAAGCGCACTTCAGGATATGGCAAAAAAACATGCCATATGGCTCAAAGACAACCCTCAACACGAGAAAGCAAAGAGTGCTATTTGCTGGTCCCTTAATACACGTCGCAGTCAGTACACCCATCGTTTGGCAGTGGTGTCGGAGACACTGCAGGAGGTGTCCAACTTGCTGGAACTATTTGGGCACAACAAGAAGGGATGGGAAGACCACGTAGCAGTAGGTAAAACCACGACCCAACACTCTAGAGCAGTATTTGTTTTTGGTGGTCAAGGAGCAAACTGGGATGGCATGGGGAGACAACTGATCAAATGCGAACCCCTCTTTCAGCAGATCATTTCCAAGATAAGCAGCATGATACAAGGTCTTGGAGAAACATGGTCACTAGAGGATGAGTTGCATTGCcaagaaaatatttcaaagcTGAAAGGAAATATCATTGGCCAGCCTGCAACGTTTGCCATTCAGTATGCCACAGCCATGTTGTTGGAAAGCTGGGGAATTGTTCCTGCAGCTGTTGTTGGCCATAGCCTGGGAGAGCTTGCTGCAAGTTGTGTGTCAGGAGCTCTGACACTTGAGGAGGCACTCAGGATCATTTTGGTCCGCTCCAGGTGTCACGAGCTCTGTCCAACTAATGGATCCATGAAGATGCGACAGAACTTATCATTCAACTCAGACTGGAAAGCACCATTGACATTGCAGCTATTAATGATGAAAATAGTGTCACCATTTCAGGGGATAGGCAGTCACTAG
- the LOC136897734 gene encoding uncharacterized protein: MALSTSNLVSILIFGLAQMSSFPVFRELTFLAVINILFYYLIFLVLLMACLTLCLSKFNFAETSCRRAIGSAIYDTECPEDDTDWNSSTCFPLMHTWANIVCSKLGSALILMFFLSLVVGGTCSLLAQNKGFDSPSMIHPKDEAAMFLNMERKFFDEKRVKIVFTRNLSYHDSELRKKLLAFGARLSNASYSERPVDNWIRHFEEWAKLRGFGCKGTQFNHCLANFLQDPKNALFRNDLNVTMQNNSLVSVVASYLHLYMTSSKEFSSKKRLLKSLQSDIDHFQAKQNIQVLIASQFLEETEELVHVEHECVWLATIAGIAASCFSLIFSGNPRIAAVLLPGFVAQVLELMALLHFWAVPLNWEQQYCMQQY; this comes from the exons ATGGCCCTCTCCACATCCAATCTTGTTTCCATTTTGATATTTGGTCTTGCACAAATGTCGTCGTTTCCAGTTTTTAGGGAATTAACCTTCCTGGCAGTGATCAATATTCTGTTCTATTATCTCATCTTCCTCGTTCTTCTCATGGCATGCTTAACTCTTTGTCTGAGCAAATTCAACTTTGCAGAAACATCTTGTCGCCGTGCAATTGGATCTGCCATTTATGACACTGAGTGCCCAGAAGATGACACCGACTGGAATTCATCGACTTGTTTTCCGCTTATGCACACTTGGGCAAATATTGTTTGCAGTAAATTAGGCTCTGCGCTCATCCTTATGTTCTTCTTAAGCCTTGTTGTTGGTGGCACGTGTTCACTCCTGGCACAAAACAAAGGATTTGACAGTCCATCAATGATACACCCAAAAGATGAAGCAGCAATGTTCCTAAACATGGAGAGAAAATTCTTTGACGAGAAACGTGTTAAAATAGTGTTTACCAGGAACCTCAGTTACCATGACAGTGAGCTGCGTAAAAAACTGCTGGCATTTGGTGCAAGGTTGAGTAACGCCTCCTATAGTGAGCGCCCAGTTGACAACTggatccgccattttgaagaatggGCCAAGCTGCGAGGCTTTGGATGCAAAGGAACTCAGTTTAACCACTGTTTAGCAAACTTCCTTCAGGACCCGAAAAATGCTCTGTTTCGTAACGATCTTAATGTTACAATGCAAAATAATAGTTTAGTGAGCGTGGTGGCAAGTTATTTACATCTCTACATGACTTCGTCCAAAGAATTTTCTTCCAAGAAGAGATTGCTTAAATCCCTCCAAAGCGACATAGACCACTTCCAAGCAAAGCAGAACATACAAGTGTTAATTGCTTCACAGTTCCTTGAAGAGACAGAGGAACTAGTACATGTTGAGCACGAATGTGTCTGGCTAGCTACCATAGCAGGGATAGCTGCCTCATGCTTCTCTCTGATCTTCTCAGGCAACCCTCGCATTGCTGCAGTTCTGTTACCTGGATTTGTTGCCCAGGTCCTCGAATTAATGGCCTTGTTACATTTTTGGGCCGTGCCCTTGAATTGG GAACAGCAATATTGTATGCAGCAGTATTAG